A stretch of the Nicotiana tabacum cultivar K326 chromosome 6, ASM71507v2, whole genome shotgun sequence genome encodes the following:
- the LOC107820679 gene encoding trihelix transcription factor ASR3-like: MTLGSTEMNENTTSLADLVDGQQKPTEDTDDKSKTPRHSRWTRQETLVLIEGKKIAEERTHRGRKSSSVFGSDKPEPKWNSVSSYCRQHGANRGPVQCRKRWSNMISDFRKIKAWESQTNGSSESYWIMSNDLRRERKLPGFFDREVYDVLDGKEFTAEAYQLALVTITTDDKVEYGIETAEEEEEEDEQENTEAEAVSHTDGYIMADDVLFPAMEEIGSNPLKEGIAKHKKAKSIPSPTPISGTAEGEQPGSDFWKSSIFKDGVKRKRQSPDGCIATSLGYKLLKTLEQNTNMLHAQLDAQIDNHQLDREQQKEHTDSLIAALNKVADALARVADKM; encoded by the exons ATGACATTAGGCTCAACAGAGATGAATGAGAACACCACATCTTTAGCTGACTTGGTTGATGGACAGCAAAAACCAACTGAAGACACAGATGACAAAAGTAAAACACCAAGACACTCGCGATGGACCAGACAAGAAACACTTGTTCTCATAGAAGGAAAGAAGATTGCAGAGGAAAGAACTCATAGGGGGCGTAAATCCAGTTCTGTGTTCGGTTCAGACAAGCCGGAACCCAAATGGAATTCGGTCTCCTCTTACTGCAGACAACATGGAGCAAACAGAGGACCTGTTCAATGCAGAAAACGATGGAGCAACATGATCAGTGACTTCAGGAAAATTAAAGCATGGGAGTCACAAACAAATGGAAGCAGCGAATCTTATTGGATTATGAGTAATGATCTAAGGCGAGAGAGAAAGCTACCAGGTTTTTTTGACAGAGAAGTCTATGATGTCTTGGATGGGAAGGAATTCACAGCAGAAGCATACCAACTAGCTCTGGTAACCATAACTACAGATGATAAAGTTGAGTATGGGATAGAAAcagcagaagaagaggaagaggaggaCGAGCAGGAGAACACAGAGGCTGAAGCAGTTTCTCATACAGATGGATATATCATGGCAGATGATGTTCTGTTTCCAGCCATGGAGGAAATTGGAAGCAACCCACTGAAGGAAGGGATTGCCAAACATAAGAAAGCTAAGTCCATTCCCTCTCCCACGCCTATATCAG GTACAGCTGAAGGTGAACAGCCTGGATCAGATTTCTGGAAAAGCTCCATTTTTAAGGACGGAGTGAAGAGAAAAAGACAATCACCAGATGGTTGTATTGCTACTAGTCTGGGATATAAACTGCTGAAAACTTTGGAGCAAAACACCAACATGCTTCATGCACAACTTGATGCTCAAATCGACAACCATCAACTGGACAGGGAGCAGCAGAAGGAACACACTGATAGCTTAATTGCTGCTCTTAACAAGGTTGCTGATGCACTAGCAAGAGTTGCTGATAAGATGTGA